One window of Mucilaginibacter inviolabilis genomic DNA carries:
- a CDS encoding RNA polymerase sigma-70 factor has translation MSIVKGIFTHKSESDRSTEQIDLDVLFKEYYDRLVYFSFQLLKDKDQAEDIVQDAFIKYWNHRETVMQNNIAIKNFLYSSVRNASLNSIRHHKVVEGYVQYYGNAEPEEPPIIEAMITAEAMAEIHAALHALPDSYKSISIMGYFDGKKNQEIADELNMSINTVKKQKQRALELLRVKLSPELFAWFALAVLTFKK, from the coding sequence ATGAGCATTGTAAAAGGAATATTTACACACAAAAGTGAGTCGGACAGGTCAACTGAGCAAATAGACCTGGATGTTCTTTTCAAAGAATATTACGACAGGCTTGTATATTTTTCTTTCCAATTGCTTAAAGATAAAGATCAGGCAGAGGATATTGTGCAGGATGCGTTTATAAAATATTGGAATCACCGTGAAACGGTAATGCAGAATAATATAGCCATCAAAAACTTCCTATATAGCTCGGTTCGTAACGCAAGCCTTAACAGCATCAGGCATCACAAAGTAGTAGAGGGCTACGTACAATATTATGGAAATGCCGAGCCTGAAGAACCGCCTATAATTGAAGCCATGATCACAGCCGAGGCAATGGCCGAAATTCATGCTGCCCTTCATGCTTTGCCAGATAGCTATAAATCGATATCTATCATGGGATATTTTGACGGAAAAAAGAACCAGGAAATTGCCGATGAACTGAATATGTCTATCAATACGGTAAAAAAACAAAAACAAAGAGCCCTGGAATTGCTGCGGGTAAAACTCTCGCCCGAATTATTTGCCTGGTTTGCATTAGCGGTGCTTACTTTCAAGAAATAA
- a CDS encoding DUF6268 family outer membrane beta-barrel protein produces the protein MKTKILSLIAIVTVSFALSAQAQQNAPVEEGVSAPITSVPNLGSFEADYTYSPFKIDGKDMNIQQVNGNLTLPLYSKMQNGKVDFFLAGVGYSGLFLSGMGNQFGGNNFHSFSVPLTFQKALSPKYALLISAVPTLSSDLKDISGNDMLYTGVAMLKIRKSAKFTYSIGVVYSKQFFGSVLVPVFGIDWNISDKLSLSGTIPVSEKLNYKLSKKSNFGLSGDFGIGGGTYRLSKKMNSDYFQAQQFKASLYYNYALAKNFSVEVSAGYNVVQKLDLYDKDQKVNWVPFNNLDKRGAPLTELKKTGVAVSTGINYRF, from the coding sequence ATGAAAACAAAGATCTTGTCTTTAATTGCGATAGTTACAGTATCATTCGCGCTATCTGCACAGGCACAACAAAATGCACCGGTAGAGGAAGGCGTATCCGCTCCCATAACCTCTGTACCTAATTTAGGTTCATTTGAGGCCGACTATACCTATTCTCCCTTTAAAATTGATGGCAAGGATATGAATATACAACAGGTGAATGGCAATCTTACCTTACCCTTATATAGCAAGATGCAAAATGGTAAAGTTGATTTTTTCCTGGCAGGAGTAGGGTACAGCGGCTTGTTTCTATCCGGTATGGGCAATCAGTTTGGCGGTAACAACTTTCACTCATTTTCGGTTCCGCTTACCTTTCAAAAGGCACTTTCACCTAAATATGCGTTGCTTATTTCGGCTGTACCAACATTATCTTCTGATCTGAAAGACATTTCCGGTAATGACATGCTTTATACAGGTGTGGCTATGTTAAAGATCAGGAAATCAGCTAAATTTACGTACTCAATAGGGGTAGTTTATTCTAAACAATTCTTTGGTTCTGTACTTGTTCCGGTATTTGGTATTGATTGGAATATTTCCGACAAACTAAGTTTATCAGGAACTATACCGGTTTCTGAAAAGCTAAACTACAAGCTATCCAAGAAAAGCAATTTTGGCTTAAGCGGCGATTTTGGCATCGGTGGCGGCACTTATCGTTTATCAAAAAAGATGAACTCCGATTATTTCCAGGCACAGCAGTTCAAGGCTTCACTATACTACAATTATGCATTGGCTAAAAATTTCTCCGTAGAGGTGAGTGCCGGGTATAATGTTGTCCAAAAGCTTGATCTGTATGATAAAGACCAAAAAGTTAACTGGGTGCCATTTAACAACCTGGACAAACGAGGCGCTCCTTTAACCGAATTAAAGAAAACAGGTGTTGCTGTTTCAACCGGTATTAACTACAGATTTTAA
- a CDS encoding FAD-binding protein, protein MKRKTFIQLSTTLMATPLLSSLEGWAQAPRLKNWAGNLTYSTDHVFYPKSVQEVQQLVKSHTKLKVLGTRHCFNTIADSKDNLLSTKELNKLLSLDKKAHTVTVEGGIKYGELAPYLHKEGFALNNLASLPHISVAGSITTATHGSGVKNGNLSSAVTALEIVKADGSIVHLSKAADAEKLNAAVVGLGALGVITKVTLQVEPTFMMQQRVFTQMPMAQVKQNFEKIVSAGYSVSLFTDWQQDSINEVWIKSRIGTDKDHSGPEFYGAKAATKNVHPIIALSAENCTEQMGVPGPWYERLPHFKMGFTPSSGKELQSEYFVPIHHAVEAISAIARLGKQISPHLFITEIRTIAADQLWMSPCHNQTSVTIHFTWKQETAAVLKLLPLIEKELSPFNARPHWGKIFTMAPKVLESRYEKLNDFKKLVAEFDPKGKFRNDFLSKEIYG, encoded by the coding sequence ATGAAAAGAAAAACATTTATTCAATTAAGCACCACCTTAATGGCTACACCGTTATTGTCATCCCTGGAGGGCTGGGCCCAGGCTCCGCGATTAAAAAACTGGGCAGGTAATCTTACCTACAGCACCGATCATGTGTTTTATCCCAAATCGGTTCAGGAGGTTCAGCAGTTGGTTAAATCACATACAAAGCTTAAGGTGTTGGGTACAAGGCACTGTTTTAATACCATTGCCGATAGTAAAGACAACCTGCTTTCTACCAAAGAGCTCAACAAGTTGCTGAGTCTCGATAAAAAAGCTCATACCGTTACCGTTGAAGGCGGCATTAAATATGGCGAATTGGCCCCATACCTGCATAAAGAAGGTTTTGCCCTCAATAATTTGGCATCCTTGCCACACATTTCTGTAGCTGGTTCTATCACTACGGCTACGCATGGCTCCGGTGTTAAAAATGGTAATCTTTCCAGCGCGGTTACCGCCCTGGAAATTGTAAAAGCAGATGGCAGTATCGTCCATCTGTCAAAAGCTGCGGATGCCGAAAAACTGAATGCTGCCGTAGTTGGTCTTGGCGCACTCGGGGTTATTACTAAAGTTACTTTGCAGGTGGAGCCCACCTTTATGATGCAGCAACGGGTATTTACCCAAATGCCCATGGCGCAGGTAAAGCAAAATTTTGAAAAAATAGTATCCGCCGGTTACAGTGTGAGTTTATTTACCGACTGGCAGCAGGACAGCATCAACGAGGTATGGATAAAAAGCCGCATCGGTACAGATAAAGATCACAGTGGCCCCGAGTTTTACGGTGCCAAGGCAGCCACAAAGAATGTGCATCCCATCATCGCGCTTTCTGCCGAAAATTGTACCGAACAAATGGGTGTACCCGGGCCCTGGTATGAACGCTTACCACATTTTAAAATGGGTTTTACCCCCAGCAGCGGTAAAGAACTGCAATCGGAATACTTTGTGCCGATACATCATGCTGTAGAAGCTATAAGCGCTATTGCACGTTTGGGTAAACAGATAAGTCCGCATTTGTTCATTACTGAGATTCGTACCATCGCCGCCGATCAGTTGTGGATGAGCCCATGCCATAATCAAACTTCGGTTACCATTCACTTTACCTGGAAACAGGAAACAGCAGCTGTATTGAAACTGTTACCCCTGATTGAAAAAGAACTTTCGCCGTTTAACGCGCGACCACATTGGGGCAAAATATTTACCATGGCACCCAAGGTGCTGGAATCGCGCTATGAAAAGCTCAATGATTTTAAAAAGCTGGTGGCCGAGTTTGATCCCAAAGGAAAATTCCGGAATGATTTTTTGAGTAAGGAGATTTACGGATAG
- a CDS encoding DUF1801 domain-containing protein, with protein sequence MNIQEQTKEYLNNLPEAKRSDMQELHHLVLEVLPACKLWFDDGKNSENKTVTNPTIGYGLYTIKYADGKTRDFFQIGLSPNKTGISVYILGIKDKTYLAQTYGKEIGKASVTGYCIRFKALKDINMNVLKAAIQYGVEATSEN encoded by the coding sequence ATGAACATACAAGAGCAAACCAAAGAATATCTTAACAACCTACCTGAGGCAAAGCGTAGCGATATGCAAGAGTTACACCATCTTGTATTGGAGGTTTTACCAGCTTGTAAATTATGGTTCGATGATGGTAAAAACAGCGAAAATAAAACCGTTACCAATCCTACTATAGGCTACGGATTGTACACTATAAAATATGCTGATGGGAAGACCAGAGATTTTTTCCAAATTGGTTTAAGCCCCAATAAAACCGGAATATCCGTTTATATCCTTGGTATTAAGGATAAAACGTACCTGGCTCAAACATATGGAAAAGAAATAGGCAAGGCGAGCGTGACCGGATATTGCATTAGGTTTAAAGCGCTAAAAGATATAAACATGAATGTACTTAAGGCAGCTATACAATATGGGGTTGAGGCTACCAGTGAAAATTAA
- a CDS encoding sensor histidine kinase yields MNALATDKLSQNWLFKYKLYHIPFWCVYNYFWYVIAVGDPLAAAHSMFFSAYTVKIFSYVIFQALAVYFNLYFLIPRYLEKNRLTEYIIYLAITIACASSLINTGYYLSAFLAHCTITKMFGAEAGSFFHFYNTSLPSTLASMTLAMSIKLTKNWIQAERKQQMMEKEKLETELKFLKYQFNPHFLFNSINSIFFLIHKNPDMASDSLAKFSGLLRYQLYECNDQQISLSKEITYLKNFIELEKLRQNNDVEVIFEVEQSGTEHWGIAPFILMTFVENAFKHVSKHSNAPNWISIKLSTNEGLLNLLITNSTSPDVVKEAVNYGGIGLKNVQRRLDLVYPDQYKLGIQHADNCFEVKLQLKLSELGFENEDFWNKEQRLLEQG; encoded by the coding sequence ATGAACGCATTAGCAACCGATAAATTAAGCCAGAACTGGTTGTTTAAATACAAGCTGTACCACATCCCGTTTTGGTGTGTATACAACTATTTTTGGTATGTAATTGCCGTTGGCGATCCCTTAGCTGCTGCCCACTCCATGTTTTTTTCGGCTTATACCGTCAAGATTTTCTCATATGTGATATTCCAGGCGCTTGCAGTATATTTCAACCTCTATTTCCTGATCCCCCGTTACCTGGAAAAAAACAGACTTACCGAGTACATCATTTACCTGGCTATAACCATTGCCTGCGCTTCATCGCTGATCAACACCGGATATTATTTAAGCGCTTTTTTGGCTCATTGTACCATAACAAAAATGTTTGGAGCCGAGGCCGGCAGCTTTTTTCATTTTTATAACACCTCGCTCCCATCTACTTTGGCCAGTATGACCCTGGCGATGAGCATCAAGCTCACCAAAAACTGGATCCAGGCCGAGCGGAAACAACAGATGATGGAAAAGGAAAAGCTGGAAACGGAGCTCAAGTTTTTAAAATACCAGTTTAACCCGCATTTCCTGTTCAACAGCATCAATTCGATTTTTTTCCTGATCCACAAAAACCCGGATATGGCATCCGATTCGCTGGCCAAATTTTCGGGCTTGCTGCGGTATCAGCTGTATGAATGTAACGATCAGCAGATATCCCTCAGCAAAGAGATCACCTACCTGAAAAACTTTATTGAGCTGGAGAAACTCCGTCAGAATAACGATGTGGAGGTAATATTTGAGGTTGAGCAATCCGGTACCGAACATTGGGGTATAGCGCCGTTTATATTGATGACCTTTGTTGAGAATGCATTTAAACATGTATCCAAACATAGCAACGCCCCTAACTGGATCAGCATCAAATTGAGCACCAACGAAGGACTGCTGAACTTACTGATTACCAATAGTACTTCGCCCGATGTTGTAAAAGAAGCGGTGAATTACGGCGGCATTGGTTTAAAAAATGTACAACGCAGGCTTGATCTGGTTTACCCCGATCAGTACAAACTGGGTATACAGCATGCCGACAATTGTTTTGAGGTTAAACTACAATTAAAACTGAGCGAACTGGGATTCGAGAACGAGGACTTTTGGAACAAAGAACAAAGGCTATTGGAGCAAGGATAG
- a CDS encoding helix-turn-helix transcriptional regulator, whose amino-acid sequence MNRTDRLLEVLAVLQTQKVVTVDYLKEKFHISTRTLYRDIQLLTELRITVQYENEKGCFILKGYRSSVPEIPVQLQEIGQVSQSIILIPDHLKNDVLALLQVNKEEGK is encoded by the coding sequence ATGAACAGGACAGACAGGTTATTGGAGGTGCTGGCCGTTTTACAAACCCAAAAGGTGGTAACGGTTGACTATTTAAAAGAAAAATTTCATATCAGCACCCGTACCCTTTACCGCGATATCCAATTATTAACCGAATTAAGAATAACCGTGCAATATGAAAATGAAAAAGGTTGTTTTATTCTGAAAGGGTATCGTAGTTCTGTGCCCGAAATTCCCGTCCAACTTCAGGAGATCGGCCAGGTTTCTCAAAGTATTATACTCATCCCAGATCATTTAAAGAATGATGTTTTGGCTTTGCTGCAAGTCAATAAGGAAGAGGGGAAATAG
- a CDS encoding nuclear transport factor 2 family protein: protein MKDHKKLIKEIFQNIFESPGYNEAIVKRYFSTDYVQLVDGKTLHFNEFIKHIKAVKEAIASMSVTFDTIAQDNDIIFTNHRVTATTKEGRTSEVQVIAEFHIQGGQINYCNELTRQISGDPREGDLGSRH from the coding sequence ATGAAAGATCATAAAAAGTTAATAAAAGAAATATTTCAAAATATTTTTGAAAGCCCTGGTTATAACGAGGCCATTGTAAAGCGTTATTTTAGTACAGATTACGTACAGCTGGTAGATGGTAAAACACTACATTTCAACGAGTTTATCAAACACATTAAAGCAGTTAAAGAGGCTATAGCATCTATGTCTGTAACTTTTGACACGATAGCCCAGGATAATGATATTATTTTCACCAATCACCGGGTTACGGCGACTACTAAAGAAGGCCGAACAAGTGAAGTTCAGGTAATTGCTGAATTTCACATTCAGGGTGGACAAATAAATTATTGCAATGAACTAACCCGTCAGATCAGCGGTGACCCTCGGGAAGGTGATCTTGGTTCAAGACATTAA
- a CDS encoding LytR/AlgR family response regulator transcription factor, with the protein MINCVIIDDEPLAREGLSNYVREVDFLQLTGTCQNPLELMKLLDEYPVDLIFLDIQMPKMNGIDFLKIVQNPPMVIITTAYPSYALEGFQLNVLDYLLKPVTFDRFFKSANKAKDYHRLLTQSTQNGVQKEEPEADYFFIKCGNKYEKIYFDDILYVEGMQNYVSIYTRKGKYMTLLNLKSLEQNLDSRAFIRVHKSYIVSISKIEGLEGNEIFIQSHRIPISRNYREQVITQVVECKLWDKIKLS; encoded by the coding sequence ATGATTAATTGTGTAATTATAGATGATGAACCGCTGGCCCGGGAAGGCTTGTCCAACTATGTAAGGGAAGTTGACTTTTTGCAGTTGACAGGTACTTGTCAAAATCCGTTGGAGCTGATGAAACTATTGGATGAGTATCCGGTAGACCTAATATTCCTGGATATACAGATGCCCAAAATGAATGGTATCGATTTTTTAAAGATCGTACAAAATCCACCTATGGTGATCATTACCACTGCCTATCCCAGTTACGCGCTGGAAGGTTTTCAGCTCAATGTGCTTGATTATTTATTGAAACCGGTTACGTTTGATCGTTTTTTTAAATCGGCCAATAAAGCAAAGGATTATCACCGGTTACTCACCCAATCAACTCAAAACGGTGTTCAAAAAGAGGAACCTGAGGCCGACTATTTCTTTATCAAATGCGGCAACAAATACGAAAAGATCTATTTCGATGATATTCTGTATGTAGAAGGCATGCAAAACTATGTGAGCATTTACACCAGGAAGGGCAAATATATGACCCTGCTGAACCTCAAAAGCCTGGAGCAAAATCTGGATAGCCGGGCTTTTATCCGCGTGCATAAATCATACATCGTGTCTATCAGTAAAATAGAGGGACTGGAAGGCAACGAAATCTTTATACAAAGCCATCGTATACCTATCAGTCGCAATTACCGGGAGCAGGTGATAACCCAGGTGGTGGAATGTAAGCTATGGGATAAGATCAAACTGTCGTGA
- a CDS encoding RNA polymerase sigma factor: protein MGPENDKLITTDDSELWDLFRDGDELAYTQLIQKYSKPLFNYGYRIYQDKDFLKDCIQDVFLELWNRRLRISPTPAVKWYLFKAVRLRIFREQSKWNRSEELDDSYEFLVEFNIESKMITDLETKNLSSRIQQVLNALPPRQREIMYLRFYENLDFDNISQIMEISKQSVHNLLQKAYKNFRAEWVILLMAFSNLNL from the coding sequence ATGGGTCCCGAAAACGATAAGCTGATTACTACTGATGATTCTGAACTTTGGGATCTGTTTAGGGATGGCGATGAATTGGCCTATACCCAGCTTATACAAAAATACTCCAAACCACTTTTTAACTATGGCTACCGCATTTATCAGGACAAGGATTTCCTGAAAGATTGTATCCAGGATGTGTTCCTGGAGTTGTGGAACAGAAGACTGCGTATAAGCCCCACACCTGCTGTAAAATGGTACCTGTTTAAAGCCGTACGCCTGCGCATATTTCGTGAACAATCCAAATGGAACAGAAGCGAGGAGCTTGATGATAGCTACGAGTTCCTGGTAGAGTTCAATATCGAGTCGAAAATGATAACGGACCTGGAAACCAAAAACCTAAGCTCCAGGATACAACAGGTTTTAAACGCCCTCCCTCCACGTCAGCGCGAGATCATGTACCTCCGTTTTTATGAAAACCTTGATTTTGATAACATTTCGCAGATCATGGAGATCAGCAAACAATCGGTTCATAACCTGCTTCAAAAGGCTTATAAAAACTTCAGGGCCGAATGGGTTATCCTGCTCATGGCCTTTTCAAACCTAAATTTGTAA
- a CDS encoding FecR family protein, with the protein MTNYTNYEVEDFLHDDFFIDWVLKNQPAHQAFWEQWLIENPDRKKVVDQARIIILSIKINPLQEGLTDAEINSMLININQQIHGQHEPVIWRPRFYQTGWFRAAATVVLVASAGFLFFKKYDQQTLPANQVARADSFLQVVNHTPNSKLVQMSDGSLAVLKPGSGLRYLRSFHDKREVFLDGEAFFEVHKNPQMPFQVHSHDMVVRVLGTSFTVKNSDNNQYFKVVVNTGKVLVYNQKAVTKADKQKYEVILTPNQQVTYAEKQSGFKKETLPVPLKLSKEIAKKDFTFDNAPLSSIIDRINNDYDVNVEYDKAKLGNIGLTMSISDRPLDEKVKLICKAINATCQFTDGRIIINSQNLNPIPPTN; encoded by the coding sequence GTGACCAACTATACGAATTACGAAGTCGAAGACTTTTTGCACGACGATTTTTTTATCGACTGGGTTTTAAAAAACCAACCAGCACATCAGGCTTTCTGGGAGCAATGGCTTATTGAAAATCCAGATCGAAAAAAAGTCGTTGATCAGGCGCGTATCATTATCTTATCTATCAAAATTAACCCACTTCAAGAGGGATTGACCGATGCCGAGATAAACTCCATGCTAATCAACATCAATCAACAAATACATGGGCAACATGAACCTGTTATATGGAGGCCAAGATTTTATCAAACCGGTTGGTTTCGCGCTGCGGCTACCGTAGTGTTAGTTGCAAGTGCAGGCTTTCTTTTCTTTAAGAAATATGATCAACAAACATTACCAGCTAACCAGGTTGCCCGGGCCGATTCTTTTTTGCAAGTGGTTAACCATACCCCGAACTCAAAACTGGTGCAAATGAGCGATGGCAGCCTTGCAGTTTTAAAACCAGGCTCGGGACTTAGATACCTGCGTTCATTTCATGACAAAAGAGAGGTTTTTTTAGATGGGGAAGCTTTTTTTGAGGTTCACAAAAATCCACAGATGCCTTTCCAGGTGCATAGTCATGATATGGTGGTACGGGTATTAGGCACGAGCTTTACTGTAAAAAACTCGGATAACAATCAATATTTTAAGGTTGTGGTAAATACCGGCAAAGTATTGGTATACAATCAAAAAGCAGTTACCAAGGCCGATAAGCAAAAATATGAGGTTATTCTGACCCCTAACCAACAAGTTACTTATGCCGAAAAACAATCAGGCTTTAAAAAAGAAACACTCCCGGTACCATTAAAACTATCAAAGGAAATAGCGAAAAAAGATTTCACTTTTGATAATGCCCCTCTATCAAGCATTATTGACAGGATAAATAATGACTATGATGTGAATGTTGAATATGACAAAGCTAAGCTGGGAAACATCGGTCTCACTATGTCTATTTCTGACAGGCCTCTGGACGAAAAAGTAAAACTAATATGTAAAGCAATTAACGCCACCTGCCAATTTACCGATGGCCGTATCATTATTAACAGTCAAAATCTAAACCCTATACCACCAACCAATTAA
- a CDS encoding TonB-dependent receptor domain-containing protein, whose protein sequence is MKTLCLNILCFMLMQNSFGQISGKLVTVDGKPLMFANVLLLKATDTSVVRSAQTNADGAYRIANVPAGNYKLRLKSIGYQTWDSPVFGVNARSANKDFGTQIVQGTTRQLGEVVIRASKPLYQQRPDGMVVNVESSLMTKGSSALQVLERSPGVVIDHRNNSINLNGKGGVMVMMDGKLMRIPMDQVVNMLSGMSASNIEKIELLSTPPAGYDAEGSAGVINIVTKKNKKQGTNGSFSATGGYGWGEKGTASFNLAHNTKNVNLYGAYTFSHDRTYTDLLINSTQNMPFLGGDVAVVFDSHTKRVQNDHNANIGADIKLGSKTTLSGNITYNNSSAAYTTTNHALYNVLPDSLLTYKGLNTSQNSWSNVVSSVSIDKQINTGEKLSFAADYIYYHNDNPSQVQTAFINKHGQVAGTNDSLNSPQQRGFAATSIKVGVAKVDYTKQLNPKLKLETGIKGTYTTSSSSSGLESLLDNVWVKRTESANEIYMKEGIGAAYASFNSQISASMNLTVGLRYEYSYTDMNDPNTGKNLVNRKLGVLFPNILFSKKLNDNAELQLSYTKRISRPTYNDLASYVGYSDPTAVYTGNPFLKPTITNNIKLGYNYRDYSFSLLYSRDDNPIARYQLSTGPSKDLLYISPQNLTYQNNFTFQANLPFKINNWWDMTYSFTGGLSQFKGSGYSAFPFQKSYFIYTFNFNESFKLPKKYSLEFSGWYNSQWYNGTTKIDGLGSLNAGVKKELNNNGGSFQLSVADILRSIRVHVHYGTLTQEPFNVKSYVDVHTESSKFPVIKLTYSKSFGSTKASGQPKQGAGDERDRLRKD, encoded by the coding sequence ATGAAAACACTCTGTTTGAATATTTTATGCTTTATGCTGATGCAAAATAGCTTTGGGCAGATAAGCGGAAAACTCGTGACGGTCGATGGAAAGCCGCTTATGTTTGCTAATGTATTGTTGCTTAAAGCCACAGATACATCGGTAGTAAGAAGCGCGCAAACCAATGCAGATGGTGCTTACCGCATAGCAAACGTGCCTGCTGGCAATTATAAGCTCAGGCTTAAGAGTATTGGCTACCAAACCTGGGACTCGCCGGTTTTTGGGGTCAACGCCCGCTCTGCTAATAAAGATTTTGGTACCCAAATCGTGCAGGGAACTACTCGGCAGTTAGGCGAGGTAGTGATCAGGGCCAGCAAACCGCTGTACCAGCAGCGCCCAGATGGTATGGTAGTGAATGTAGAAAGCAGTTTAATGACCAAAGGGAGTAGTGCCCTGCAGGTTTTGGAACGATCGCCCGGGGTGGTGATTGATCATCGAAACAACAGCATCAATTTAAATGGTAAAGGCGGGGTGATGGTGATGATGGACGGCAAACTGATGCGTATACCGATGGATCAGGTGGTGAATATGCTGAGTGGCATGAGCGCCTCTAACATCGAAAAAATAGAATTGTTGAGCACGCCACCCGCCGGCTATGACGCCGAAGGTAGCGCAGGTGTCATCAACATTGTAACCAAAAAGAATAAAAAACAGGGTACCAATGGTTCATTTTCGGCAACTGGCGGTTATGGCTGGGGCGAAAAGGGTACAGCCAGCTTTAACCTGGCTCACAATACAAAAAATGTAAATTTATATGGCGCGTATACCTTTTCGCACGACAGAACTTACACCGATTTGCTTATCAACAGCACCCAGAATATGCCCTTTTTGGGTGGCGATGTGGCTGTTGTTTTTGACAGCCATACCAAACGTGTGCAGAATGACCATAACGCCAATATCGGGGCTGACATAAAACTCGGCTCAAAAACAACTTTAAGTGGTAATATAACCTACAATAACAGCAGCGCGGCCTATACCACCACTAACCATGCTCTTTATAATGTATTGCCCGATTCTTTATTAACCTATAAAGGTTTGAATACCTCCCAAAATAGCTGGAGCAATGTAGTCAGCTCGGTAAGTATTGACAAACAAATAAATACCGGCGAAAAACTCAGCTTTGCCGCCGATTATATTTATTACCATAATGATAATCCATCGCAGGTGCAAACTGCCTTTATTAATAAGCATGGGCAGGTAGCGGGGACTAACGATAGTTTGAACTCACCGCAGCAAAGAGGTTTTGCCGCTACAAGCATCAAGGTTGGGGTAGCCAAAGTTGATTACACCAAACAACTGAACCCTAAGCTGAAACTGGAAACAGGCATTAAAGGAACCTATACCACCAGTTCCAGCTCGTCGGGATTAGAAAGTTTGTTAGATAATGTATGGGTTAAAAGAACCGAATCGGCTAATGAAATCTACATGAAAGAGGGCATAGGTGCTGCTTATGCTTCATTCAATTCACAAATAAGTGCATCTATGAATCTTACTGTCGGGCTAAGGTACGAGTATTCGTATACCGATATGAACGATCCCAACACTGGTAAAAATCTGGTTAACCGTAAACTGGGTGTACTGTTTCCCAATATTTTATTCTCGAAAAAACTAAATGACAATGCCGAACTGCAGCTATCTTACACCAAACGGATCAGCCGGCCTACCTATAACGATCTGGCATCATATGTTGGCTACAGCGACCCTACGGCTGTGTATACCGGTAACCCTTTCCTTAAACCAACTATTACCAATAACATTAAACTGGGTTATAATTATCGTGATTATTCCTTCTCGCTGCTCTACAGCCGCGATGATAATCCTATAGCACGGTACCAGCTCAGTACAGGGCCGTCAAAAGATCTGCTGTATATATCGCCCCAAAACCTAACTTATCAAAACAACTTTACTTTTCAGGCAAACCTGCCTTTTAAAATAAACAACTGGTGGGACATGACCTACAGTTTTACAGGTGGACTGAGCCAGTTTAAGGGGAGTGGCTATTCGGCATTTCCGTTTCAAAAAAGCTATTTTATATATACGTTCAATTTTAATGAGTCGTTTAAATTGCCTAAAAAATATTCCCTGGAGTTTTCGGGTTGGTACAATTCGCAATGGTATAATGGTACCACTAAAATTGATGGTCTAGGCTCCCTGAATGCGGGTGTAAAAAAGGAGTTGAATAATAACGGCGGGAGTTTCCAGCTTTCTGTGGCCGATATTTTAAGGAGTATACGGGTGCATGTTCATTACGGTACATTAACGCAGGAGCCTTTTAACGTTAAAAGTTACGTGGATGTACATACAGAATCGAGCAAATTCCCTGTCATAAAACTCACCTATTCCAAATCATTTGGCAGCACAAAGGCAAGCGGTCAGCCGAAACAGGGAGCCGGTGACGAAAGGGACAGGCTGAGGAAGGACTAG